The Triplophysa rosa linkage group LG25, Trosa_1v2, whole genome shotgun sequence genome window below encodes:
- the s1pr4 gene encoding sphingosine 1-phosphate receptor 4 → MDFRRSLISASSCPDIYNWSGNYNPILTHYNFTGRLQHRKPSRTSTGIITVLFLCISIFIVLENLMVLLAVLFRVRLRHRWIFICIANIALSDLLTGSAYVVNICMSGERTFKLSPVLWLFREGVLFVALAASIFSLLLVAVERYATMMKPVHQKTATKTYRVYMMVALCWMTALVIGFLPLMGWNCVCDMKSCSTLLPLYSKSYILFALVIFFIILLTIGALYFSIYCHVRRSTETMSVRSSKRSLRLLKAVISIVGVFMVCWGPLFILLLVDFFCYTRSCSTLFSPGWVIALAVLNSAMNPLIYSFGSLELRKAISTLLCCCCVKVGLVDPKTVRSKETSSTSGSRHSSLRNSFSKVRNLSTSPPPEPKSKKTRLSSTTSCLSASSG, encoded by the coding sequence ATGGATTTCAGGCGTTCATTAATCTCTGCGTCCTCCTGCCCTGACATCTACAACTGGAGCGGCAACTACAATCCCATCCTGACGCACTATAACTTCACCGGACGCCTGCAGCACCGAAAACCCTCCCGGACCAGCACCGGCATCATCACGGTCTTGTTCTTATGCATCAGCATCTTCATCGTCCTGGAGAACCTCATGGTGCTGCTGGCCGTGCTCTTCCGTGTCCGCCTGCGCCACCGCTGGATATTCATCTGCATCGCCAACATCGCCCTCAGCGACCTGCTGACCGGCTCCGCCTACGTGGTCAACATCTGCATGTCTGGCGAACGCACCTTCAAGTTGAGCCCGGTTCTCTGGCTGTTCCGTGAGGGAGTTCTGTTCGTGGCGCTGGCGGCGTCTATCTTCAGCCTGCTCTTGGTAGCCGTGGAGCGCTACGCGACGATGATGAAGCCCGTCCACCAGAAAACCGCCACAAAGACCTATCGCGTCTACATGATGGTGGCGCTGTGCTGGATGACGGCACTTGTGATTGGCTTCCTTCCACTTATGGGTTGGAACTGTGTTTGCGACATGAAGAGCTGCTCAACGCTTCTACCGCTTTACTCCAAGAGCTACATCCTATTCGCTCTTGTCATCTTCTTCATCATCCTGCTCACCATAGGCGCCCTCTATTTCTCCATCTACTGCCACGTGCGAAGGAGCACGGAGACGATGTCCGTACGCAGCAGCAAGCGTTCGCTCCGGCTCCTGAAGGCGGTCATTTCCATCGTAGGGGTCTTCATGGTATGTTGGGGTCCGTTGTTTATCCTCTTGCTGGTGGATTTCTTCTGCTACACTCGGAGCTGCAGCACGCTCTTCAGTCCCGGATGGGTCATCGCCCTAGCCGTGCTCAACTCCGCCATGAACCCGCTCATATACTCGTTCGGCAGCCTGGAGCTGAGGAAAGCCATCTCCACCCTACTGTGCTGTTGCTGCGTGAAGGTGGGCCTGGTGGATCCCAAGACCGTGAGGTCCAAGGAGACGTCCAGCACTTCTGGAAGTCGACACAGCAGTCTGCGCAACAGCTTCAGCAAGGTGAGGAATCTGAGCACCAGCCCGCCGCCGGAACCGAAGAGCAAGAAAACACGCCTCAGCTCCACCACTTCATGTTTATCTGCGTCAAGCGGTTAG